One Sulfurimonas sp. C5 genomic region harbors:
- a CDS encoding 2-oxoacid:ferredoxin oxidoreductase subunit alpha, with protein sequence MAFDKMELREVEVWDGNFAAAQAMRQCQIDVVAAYPITPSTPIVEGYAKFLADNYVEGEYVMVESEHAAMSGCIGAAAAGGRVATATSSQGFALMVETLYQASGMRLPIVLNVVNRALAAPLNVNGDHSDMYLGRDSGWIQFDAYCPQDAYDLNFIAFKVSEDHDVRLPAMVHQDGFMTSHTAQGVRTLKDDDAYGFVGDFKPMNDMLDFEHPVTHGVQTEEDWHFEHKARQHNDLMTKVLPKIQTAFDEFEKLSGRKYNIVEKYDMDDADVAVVCMGTSVETAREVATEMREKGIKAGVVGLRVIRPFPFMQIQEALKGCKAVATLDRSSPNGAPGMLFNEISGCLYNLETRPMLSGKVYGLGGRDLTKKHLTDLYTELQANVDAGKVTTPLQEFIGVRGPKLSFL encoded by the coding sequence ATGGCATTTGATAAAATGGAATTAAGAGAAGTTGAAGTATGGGATGGTAACTTTGCAGCTGCTCAAGCTATGAGACAATGTCAAATTGATGTTGTTGCTGCATACCCGATTACTCCATCTACTCCAATTGTTGAAGGATACGCGAAGTTCCTTGCTGATAACTATGTAGAGGGTGAATACGTTATGGTTGAGTCTGAGCATGCTGCTATGTCAGGATGTATCGGTGCTGCAGCTGCTGGTGGGCGTGTTGCTACTGCAACTTCTTCTCAAGGTTTCGCTTTAATGGTTGAAACTTTATACCAAGCATCTGGTATGCGTTTACCAATCGTACTTAACGTTGTAAACCGTGCACTTGCTGCTCCACTTAACGTTAACGGTGACCATTCAGATATGTATCTTGGCCGTGACTCTGGTTGGATTCAGTTTGATGCTTATTGTCCTCAAGATGCATATGATTTAAACTTCATTGCATTCAAAGTATCTGAAGACCATGATGTGAGATTACCTGCTATGGTTCACCAAGATGGTTTCATGACTTCACATACTGCACAAGGTGTACGTACTTTAAAAGATGATGATGCATACGGTTTTGTTGGTGACTTTAAACCAATGAACGATATGCTTGACTTTGAGCATCCTGTTACTCACGGTGTTCAAACAGAAGAAGACTGGCACTTTGAGCATAAAGCTCGTCAACACAACGACCTTATGACTAAAGTATTACCAAAAATTCAAACTGCATTTGATGAATTTGAAAAACTTTCAGGTCGTAAATACAACATTGTTGAAAAATACGATATGGACGATGCTGATGTAGCAGTAGTTTGTATGGGTACTTCAGTTGAAACTGCTCGTGAAGTTGCAACTGAAATGAGAGAAAAAGGGATCAAAGCAGGTGTAGTTGGCTTACGTGTAATCCGTCCATTCCCATTTATGCAGATCCAAGAAGCGCTTAAAGGTTGTAAAGCTGTTGCAACACTTGACCGTTCTTCTCCAAATGGTGCTCCAGGTATGTTATTTAACGAAATTTCAGGTTGTTTATATAACCTAGAAACTCGTCCAATGCTTTCTGGTAAAGTTTATGGTCTTGGTGGTCGTGACTTAACTAAGAAACATTTAACAGACCTATATACTGAGCTTCAAGCAAATGTAGATGCGGGTAAAGTTACTACTCCATTACAAGAGTTTATCGGTGTTCGTGGACCGAAACTATCATTTTTATAG
- a CDS encoding thiamine pyrophosphate-dependent enzyme yields the protein MSEMKKIKNLKEFSTSADRFEGANLLCPGCAHSIIVREVLNATNDDLVLSASTGCLEVCTAVYPYTSWDASWIHIGFENGSTAVAGAEAMYKALKTKGRLKQPDRNPKFVSFAGDGASYDIGFQWISGCMERGHNIMHVVLDNEVYANTGGQRSSSTPIGGSNTTTPAGRVSYGEKQNKKDMVAIMAAHGIPYSAQVAPNKWKDMVKKIQHGFAVDGPVFINAVSPCTTEWKFDPKDTMMLTDLSTDSLVFPLYEIIDGHELNITYRPKNVVPVEEYLAAQGRFKHLFKDEYKYLIKEWQERVDANWAYLNRREEARV from the coding sequence ATGAGTGAAATGAAAAAAATTAAAAACTTAAAAGAGTTCTCAACTTCTGCAGACAGATTTGAAGGTGCAAACCTTCTTTGTCCTGGTTGTGCTCACTCTATCATCGTTCGTGAAGTTTTAAATGCTACAAACGATGACTTAGTACTTTCAGCTTCAACAGGATGTCTTGAAGTATGTACGGCAGTTTACCCATATACATCATGGGATGCTTCTTGGATCCACATCGGTTTCGAGAATGGTTCAACTGCAGTTGCAGGTGCTGAAGCTATGTATAAAGCACTTAAAACAAAAGGTCGTCTAAAACAACCTGATCGTAACCCTAAATTCGTATCTTTCGCTGGTGACGGTGCATCTTACGATATCGGTTTCCAATGGATCTCTGGATGTATGGAACGTGGTCACAACATCATGCACGTTGTTTTAGATAACGAAGTATATGCAAATACTGGTGGTCAACGTTCATCTTCTACACCAATCGGTGGTAGTAATACTACAACACCAGCTGGTCGTGTATCTTATGGTGAGAAACAAAATAAAAAAGATATGGTAGCTATTATGGCTGCTCACGGTATCCCATATTCTGCACAAGTTGCTCCAAATAAATGGAAAGATATGGTTAAGAAAATCCAACACGGTTTTGCAGTTGACGGTCCTGTATTTATCAATGCAGTATCACCTTGTACAACTGAGTGGAAATTCGATCCAAAAGACACAATGATGTTAACAGACCTCTCAACTGATTCATTAGTATTCCCACTATATGAAATCATTGACGGACATGAGTTAAACATCACTTACCGTCCTAAAAACGTAGTACCGGTTGAAGAGTATCTTGCAGCACAAGGTCGTTTCAAACACTTATTTAAAGATGAGTATAAATACCTTATCAAAGAGTGGCAAGAGAGAGTAGATGCTAACTGGGCATACTTAAACCGCCGTGAAGAAGCTCGCGTATAA
- the amrA gene encoding AmmeMemoRadiSam system protein A: protein MLDPVLLRIAKSAILEELDQSYSFDLKDVIDKYPFLEKKGACFVTLHSHKDLRGCIGSIIAHQTLLRDLIDNAYAAAFSDPRFSPLEFKELHNINLEISLLSSPELIEYSDYTDLLEKLEPNKDGLIINHNGYQGTFLPQVWEQLQTPELFLEHLAYKANLTPSVYLNHPKIYRYRVETIEEKFDAILPI from the coding sequence ATGTTAGACCCCGTACTGTTACGCATTGCAAAAAGTGCTATTTTGGAAGAGTTGGATCAAAGTTATAGTTTTGATTTAAAAGATGTAATCGATAAATATCCTTTTTTAGAAAAAAAGGGGGCTTGTTTTGTTACTTTACATTCCCATAAAGATTTACGAGGCTGTATAGGTTCTATAATAGCTCATCAAACACTGCTTAGAGATCTTATTGATAATGCGTATGCAGCTGCATTTTCTGATCCTAGATTTTCCCCATTAGAGTTTAAGGAACTCCATAATATTAATCTCGAAATTTCACTGCTTAGTTCGCCTGAATTGATAGAGTACAGTGACTATACTGATCTTCTTGAGAAACTTGAACCAAACAAAGACGGACTCATTATTAATCATAACGGATATCAGGGGACATTCTTACCACAGGTTTGGGAACAGCTCCAAACTCCGGAATTATTTTTAGAACATCTTGCGTACAAGGCAAATCTAACACCTTCAGTTTATTTAAATCATCCAAAAATTTATAGATATAGAGTAGAAACTATAGAGGAGAAATTCGATGCAATACTACCGATCTAA
- the amrS gene encoding AmmeMemoRadiSam system radical SAM enzyme, producing the protein MQYYRSKDEHSIICVLCQHYCTLKENKHGICGINYNIDGELVNKTYGHPSALHIDPIEKKPLYHFLPGSRSLSLGTVGCNFRCPFCQNYEISQTTDVNEAADYPPEKIVALALEHKTQSISYTYNEPTIWYPYAKDIGILAKQNGLKNVFVSSGYESHEVLEDMKSWVDAANIDLKSFSHDYYKKVLKTNLDGVLDSLERFAKSDIWLEITTLLIPGVNDSEEEINNMAEFISTKLGLDIPWHFSAFHPDYKMMDTPSTPIETLNKAKEIAHSYGIKYVYLGNVINDGSTYCPKCGARVIEREGYSTEIVCLEESRCCECGEPIEGVWQ; encoded by the coding sequence ATGCAATACTACCGATCTAAAGATGAACATTCTATCATATGCGTTTTGTGTCAGCACTACTGCACATTAAAAGAGAATAAACACGGGATATGTGGAATTAATTATAATATTGACGGAGAACTTGTAAATAAGACTTACGGACATCCAAGTGCTTTGCATATAGATCCAATCGAGAAAAAACCGCTGTATCACTTTTTACCAGGTTCACGCTCATTATCTCTTGGTACGGTCGGATGTAACTTCCGATGTCCGTTTTGTCAGAATTATGAAATCTCCCAAACTACAGATGTAAACGAAGCTGCAGATTATCCTCCTGAAAAGATAGTAGCTCTAGCACTCGAACACAAAACACAAAGTATCAGCTACACATACAATGAACCAACCATTTGGTATCCATATGCAAAAGATATAGGAATACTGGCAAAGCAAAACGGTTTGAAAAATGTTTTTGTATCCAGTGGATATGAATCTCATGAAGTATTAGAAGATATGAAGAGTTGGGTTGATGCGGCAAATATAGATCTTAAAAGCTTCTCGCATGATTATTACAAAAAAGTACTCAAAACAAATCTAGACGGAGTTCTTGATTCCCTAGAACGTTTTGCAAAAAGTGATATATGGCTTGAGATCACAACGCTTTTAATTCCCGGAGTTAATGACTCTGAAGAGGAGATAAATAATATGGCAGAGTTTATCTCAACAAAACTGGGTTTAGATATCCCCTGGCATTTTAGTGCTTTTCATCCCGATTATAAGATGATGGATACTCCGAGTACACCAATAGAAACACTAAACAAAGCAAAAGAGATAGCTCACAGCTATGGGATAAAATATGTCTACTTAGGAAATGTAATTAATGACGGTAGTACCTATTGTCCAAAATGTGGGGCACGAGTTATAGAAAGAGAAGGGTACAGTACGGAGATAGTTTGTTTGGAAGAGTCTCGATGTTGCGAATGTGGCGAACCTATTGAAGGAGTTTGGCAATGA
- the amrB gene encoding AmmeMemoRadiSam system protein B → MKRAMSVAGSFYPASNEEIESYLKYFNKVFEKHFSLIDTCSRAVIVPHAGYIYSGFTANIAYRILQNSAIKRFVVIGPSHRIGFNGISLCEFEEYDTPFGALKCDQEIVKALQENFQIGCVPEAHHEHSTEVQFPFLKHYIPDATLVELVYSSVDTESVSHIIDYLLKQNDIGIIISTDLSHFYTLKEANLRDQICINAIENLNLEKLEEGCEACGMIGVKALLTSAKKFSMQPHIIDYRTSADVSNDTESVVGYVSAYFT, encoded by the coding sequence ATGAAAAGGGCAATGAGTGTAGCAGGAAGTTTTTATCCGGCATCGAACGAGGAAATTGAGAGTTATTTAAAGTATTTCAATAAGGTTTTTGAAAAACACTTTTCGCTCATAGATACATGCAGTAGGGCTGTGATAGTACCACATGCAGGATATATATATTCAGGGTTTACTGCAAATATTGCATATAGAATTTTACAAAATTCAGCTATAAAAAGGTTTGTTGTCATTGGTCCATCTCATCGTATAGGATTCAACGGAATAAGTTTATGTGAGTTTGAAGAGTATGATACACCTTTTGGAGCTTTAAAATGTGACCAAGAGATTGTAAAAGCTTTGCAGGAGAACTTTCAGATCGGATGTGTACCTGAAGCACATCATGAACATTCAACAGAGGTACAGTTCCCCTTTTTAAAACATTATATTCCTGATGCAACACTTGTAGAACTGGTGTATTCAAGTGTAGATACAGAGAGTGTATCGCATATCATAGATTATTTATTAAAACAAAATGATATAGGGATAATTATAAGTACGGACCTAAGTCATTTTTATACTTTAAAAGAGGCAAACTTACGCGATCAGATCTGTATAAATGCGATTGAGAACTTAAATCTGGAGAAATTGGAAGAGGGGTGTGAAGCTTGTGGTATGATAGGGGTGAAAGCTTTACTTACAAGTGCTAAAAAATTCTCTATGCAGCCGCATATTATTGATTATAGAACGAGTGCTGATGTGAGTAACGATACTGAGAGTGTCGTTGGATATGTTAGTGCTTATTTTACATAA
- the luxS gene encoding S-ribosylhomocysteine lyase, translated as MPLLDSFTVDHTIMPAPAVRRAKGMKTPSGDKITVFDLRFYKPNVDKMDGKGLHTLEHLFAGFMRDHLNSKKVEIIDISPMGCRTGFYMSVIGTPSEKKVAKAWKESMEDVLSVKSEKDIPELNVYQCGTYKMHSLKNAKKIASDVLSHKIGVMDNEKLKLNLKKVGKK; from the coding sequence ATGCCTTTATTAGATTCATTTACGGTTGATCACACAATCATGCCAGCACCTGCAGTTCGTCGTGCTAAGGGGATGAAAACACCATCTGGAGATAAGATTACTGTTTTTGACCTCCGTTTTTACAAGCCAAATGTAGATAAAATGGATGGGAAAGGATTACATACATTAGAGCATCTTTTTGCCGGTTTTATGAGAGATCATTTAAATTCTAAAAAAGTAGAGATTATAGATATCTCTCCAATGGGTTGTAGAACTGGTTTTTATATGTCTGTAATCGGTACACCTTCAGAGAAAAAAGTGGCAAAAGCATGGAAAGAATCTATGGAAGATGTACTAAGCGTTAAATCTGAAAAAGATATTCCTGAACTCAATGTATATCAGTGCGGTACGTATAAAATGCACTCACTTAAAAATGCTAAAAAGATAGCATCTGATGTACTGAGCCATAAAATAGGTGTAATGGATAATGAAAAATTAAAATTAAATTTGAAAAAAGTAGGGAAAAAATAG
- a CDS encoding diguanylate cyclase, which translates to MNCLKNGKNPYKLFFKIFGSIITVSLVIYSIFLYNSYLSIIRETDNLLDTVLKQKTKNITATLAHVEMDLDYMVEYVETKIKNNDTEFIKKIETNFFLFAKNHHHYQQLRYLSLDGKEIVRVDWINEQVVKKTDLQDKSSRYYYLEASKLQENEIYVSALDLNIEYGKIEEPYRPMIRFAEPVFVNGVKQGYVVVNYCAQTLLDSIKKSEKHLNNLLLNKEGYYLVGVDKNREFGFMFNKSENRFSNDYPNGWKKILEAKSNVLEFDNSYAHYIAYDPVSVISPNRSVTSDRYWYLIAYHTYAGIYNELYNIFKLNLIFIIPVLLIEIFISLILTRFKIKELEAQQCLLEHQEKIENLVNEQKELLSLFDIGDSTLFKWRDDKIWTVEYVSKNVEKMLGYTQEDFSNGSLAYQKCVYENDLARVANEVESAKENKVDYFTHEPYRVVTKSGELKWVVDYTVVKKDEDGKIDYFIGYISDITEMVNAQYELQHKLQDVIDTQNSIVILTDGKELKFVNKTLLDFFGYESLEAFREDYDCICERFIEQENFFHLGKVKEGEAHWIESLLNLSGRQRVVSMLNYSVEPHAFAVSINNFGEHEYIVNFIDITDSMVEKLELKKEASVDELTQLYNRIYFNKNISKILQMQQNHNMQTGIIFFDIDHFKRVNDTYGHDAGDKVLQQVASIVNKHTRLNDKVIRWGGEEFVIITEVDTKESLQNIAEHLRVEIQKSEFQDVGSVTCSFGCQMHNDTDDILETIKKADEKLYIAKESGRNKVII; encoded by the coding sequence ATGAACTGTTTGAAAAACGGCAAGAACCCTTACAAGTTATTTTTTAAAATATTTGGTTCAATCATTACTGTTTCACTTGTAATATATTCCATTTTTCTTTACAACTCTTATCTTTCAATCATACGCGAAACAGACAATCTTCTTGATACAGTTCTCAAACAGAAAACAAAAAATATTACGGCTACACTTGCTCATGTCGAGATGGACCTTGATTATATGGTTGAGTATGTAGAAACAAAAATTAAAAATAATGATACTGAGTTTATTAAGAAAATTGAAACGAATTTTTTCTTATTTGCAAAAAACCATCATCACTACCAACAGTTAAGATACTTAAGCCTGGACGGTAAAGAGATAGTACGTGTTGATTGGATTAATGAACAAGTAGTTAAAAAAACGGATCTTCAAGATAAAAGCTCAAGATATTATTATTTAGAAGCATCAAAACTGCAAGAAAATGAGATTTATGTTTCAGCATTAGACCTAAACATAGAATACGGTAAGATTGAAGAGCCCTATAGACCTATGATCCGCTTTGCAGAACCTGTATTTGTAAATGGTGTAAAACAAGGGTATGTTGTAGTTAATTATTGTGCACAAACACTCTTGGACTCTATTAAAAAATCAGAGAAACATTTAAATAATTTATTGTTAAACAAAGAGGGTTATTACCTGGTTGGAGTAGATAAAAATAGAGAATTTGGTTTTATGTTTAACAAAAGTGAGAATCGGTTTTCAAATGATTATCCTAATGGATGGAAGAAAATTTTAGAAGCTAAAAGTAATGTCTTGGAATTTGATAACAGTTATGCGCATTACATTGCGTATGATCCTGTAAGTGTCATTAGTCCAAACAGGTCAGTTACAAGTGATAGATACTGGTATTTAATCGCATATCATACATATGCCGGGATATATAATGAGTTATACAATATATTTAAATTAAATCTCATTTTTATAATACCTGTTTTGTTAATAGAAATTTTTATATCTTTGATTTTAACAAGGTTCAAAATTAAGGAACTTGAAGCGCAACAGTGCCTTTTGGAACATCAGGAAAAAATTGAAAATTTGGTAAATGAACAAAAAGAGTTATTATCTTTATTTGATATTGGAGATTCTACTTTATTTAAATGGCGTGATGACAAAATTTGGACTGTTGAATATGTATCTAAAAATGTTGAAAAGATGCTCGGCTATACTCAGGAAGATTTTTCTAACGGCTCACTTGCATATCAAAAATGTGTTTATGAAAATGATCTTGCACGGGTTGCAAATGAAGTTGAAAGTGCAAAAGAAAACAAAGTGGATTACTTTACACATGAACCGTATCGTGTAGTGACAAAATCTGGTGAGCTCAAATGGGTAGTAGATTATACAGTTGTCAAAAAAGATGAGGACGGTAAAATTGACTACTTTATAGGCTATATCTCAGATATTACAGAGATGGTGAATGCTCAATATGAATTGCAACATAAACTGCAAGATGTTATTGATACACAGAATTCAATCGTGATATTGACTGACGGAAAAGAACTTAAGTTTGTAAATAAAACATTATTAGACTTTTTTGGATATGAAAGTTTAGAAGCCTTTAGAGAAGACTATGACTGTATATGTGAAAGATTTATAGAACAAGAAAACTTCTTTCACTTAGGTAAGGTGAAAGAGGGTGAAGCACATTGGATTGAAAGTCTTCTAAATCTTAGTGGAAGACAAAGGGTAGTGTCAATGCTTAACTACAGTGTTGAACCGCATGCTTTTGCCGTTTCGATAAATAATTTCGGTGAGCATGAATATATAGTGAATTTTATTGATATCACAGATAGTATGGTGGAGAAACTTGAACTTAAAAAAGAAGCGAGTGTTGATGAATTAACACAGCTTTACAATAGAATATATTTCAATAAAAATATAAGCAAGATTTTACAAATGCAACAAAATCATAATATGCAAACAGGAATAATTTTCTTTGATATAGATCATTTTAAAAGGGTGAACGACACTTACGGACACGATGCAGGAGATAAGGTTCTACAACAAGTAGCTTCAATTGTAAATAAACATACAAGATTAAATGATAAAGTTATAAGATGGGGCGGAGAAGAGTTTGTCATAATAACTGAAGTGGATACAAAAGAGTCTTTACAAAACATAGCGGAACATTTAAGGGTAGAGATTCAAAAGTCTGAGTTTCAAGATGTCGGTTCTGTAACTTGTAGTTTTGGATGTCAAATGCATAATGATACAGATGATATTTTAGAGACTATTAAAAAAGCTGATGAGAAATTGTATATTGCTAAAGAGAGCGGCAGAAATAAAGTAATAATATGA
- a CDS encoding sensor domain-containing diguanylate cyclase translates to MENTATRIISKTANTPFIPENNDDTLPAEFLQRIVKRLEEKFVFYSHDLNSNKLLYLSGAVEHIFGISRQQVFDSYWIKYINWSDESITTCFEFFKTLQEKKVKHNYMEIDFTHPDGSQRYISVHSYIDVNQEGIPVIEGIIEEITDRKLLEKEMNYLATHDSLTCLCNRKTIESRLEKDLLEAKRYNHPISCILLDVDHFKNINDRHGHCAGDFVLQEFSKILNITVRETDYVARYGGEEFLIVLPFTENTEAEILAQRLLASIVKDPIAVDETTRLFITASLGVASYPKDADSMEALISAADSAMYDAKNSGRNKVVLYENN, encoded by the coding sequence GTGGAAAACACAGCTACACGTATTATTTCAAAAACTGCAAATACTCCTTTCATCCCTGAAAACAACGATGATACATTACCCGCTGAATTTCTCCAACGTATTGTTAAACGTCTGGAAGAAAAATTTGTATTTTACAGTCATGACCTCAACAGCAATAAACTTTTGTATCTTTCCGGTGCAGTCGAACACATCTTTGGTATTTCCAGACAACAAGTATTTGATTCTTATTGGATTAAATACATTAACTGGTCTGATGAATCCATAACTACATGTTTTGAATTTTTTAAAACTCTTCAAGAAAAAAAAGTAAAGCATAACTATATGGAGATAGACTTCACACATCCAGACGGTTCACAAAGATATATTTCTGTTCACAGTTATATCGATGTAAACCAAGAAGGGATACCTGTTATTGAGGGGATTATTGAAGAGATTACAGATCGTAAACTTCTTGAAAAAGAGATGAACTACTTGGCAACTCATGACTCGCTAACATGCCTATGTAATAGAAAAACAATTGAAAGTCGTTTAGAAAAAGATTTATTGGAAGCAAAACGATATAACCATCCAATATCATGTATTCTTTTAGATGTCGATCATTTTAAAAATATCAACGATAGACACGGTCATTGTGCAGGAGATTTTGTACTTCAAGAATTTTCAAAAATCCTTAATATTACAGTGCGTGAAACAGATTATGTCGCACGTTACGGTGGTGAAGAGTTCTTAATCGTATTGCCTTTTACAGAAAATACTGAAGCGGAAATACTGGCACAAAGGCTACTAGCAAGTATTGTAAAAGATCCTATTGCTGTCGATGAAACAACAAGACTCTTTATTACAGCCAGTTTAGGGGTTGCTTCTTATCCCAAAGATGCAGATTCCATGGAGGCTTTAATATCTGCTGCAGATTCAGCTATGTATGACGCCAAGAACTCTGGACGTAATAAAGTTGTCCTCTATGAAAATAATTAA
- the proB gene encoding glutamate 5-kinase, whose protein sequence is MKRIVFKVGSSVLTNRDEVAKERMLNLVSLIAEARKKYEVILVTSGAVASGYTALKIDRKKAVSKRLLASVGQPILMHSYKNKFDIYGVDIAQILLTEEDFDSRVHTKIFQDIIDSALANGIIPIVNENDISTIPDQLFGDNDQLSAHVAHYTNSDTLIILSDIQGYYEENPKKNPNAKLLQEVNEITNEDLNQEHSPNNEFASGGIVTKLKAAKYMMDNGRSMFLCSGFDLKAAKDFLFSEKYESGTLFRKK, encoded by the coding sequence TTGAAAAGAATAGTATTTAAAGTAGGGAGTAGTGTTTTAACAAATAGAGATGAAGTAGCTAAAGAGAGGATGTTAAATCTTGTTTCACTAATCGCAGAAGCAAGAAAAAAATATGAAGTAATCCTTGTAACATCAGGAGCGGTAGCTTCGGGGTATACGGCACTTAAAATTGATAGAAAGAAAGCAGTAAGCAAACGACTTTTGGCATCAGTAGGACAACCGATTCTCATGCATAGTTATAAAAACAAGTTTGATATATACGGCGTAGATATTGCACAAATTCTTTTAACGGAGGAGGATTTTGACTCCCGAGTACATACGAAAATTTTTCAAGATATTATAGATAGTGCATTGGCAAACGGCATTATACCGATTGTAAATGAAAATGATATTTCTACTATCCCAGATCAACTTTTTGGAGATAATGATCAACTCTCAGCACACGTAGCACATTATACAAATTCAGATACGCTTATAATTCTTAGTGATATTCAAGGTTACTATGAAGAAAATCCGAAAAAAAATCCAAATGCCAAACTTTTACAAGAGGTGAATGAAATTACAAATGAAGATCTTAATCAAGAACATTCCCCAAACAATGAATTCGCCTCTGGCGGCATAGTAACAAAACTAAAAGCTGCAAAATACATGATGGATAACGGTAGAAGTATGTTCTTATGTAGTGGATTTGATCTTAAAGCTGCAAAAGATTTTTTATTTTCTGAGAAGTATGAAAGCGGAACTCTATTTAGAAAAAAATAG
- a CDS encoding MnmC family methyltransferase, translating into MSLNSFDDEMHKLVLSEDGSYTAYSREYDEHYHSTKDGALKESLQKHVIPAFTIHKNKSELHILDICFGLGFNTLATLWYHQQNGLNCKLYIYSPELDSDLVHSLKDFTYPEEFECFSNVIEDLSEQGWYEDEEFSIELFLGDAREYIKRFENQFDIVYQDAFSPSANPILWTQEYFADIAKAIKKEGVLTTYSIALKTRLALHLNGFHVYLNKGEDFRSATLASLSNIEGYEEVDVEHKLQCNPDVEPLRD; encoded by the coding sequence GTGAGTTTGAATAGTTTCGATGATGAGATGCATAAATTAGTTTTAAGTGAAGATGGTAGTTATACGGCATATTCTAGAGAATATGATGAACATTATCACTCTACAAAAGACGGTGCACTTAAGGAAAGTTTACAAAAACATGTAATTCCAGCTTTCACCATCCACAAAAATAAAAGTGAACTGCATATTTTAGACATATGTTTTGGACTCGGTTTTAATACGTTGGCAACATTATGGTATCACCAACAAAATGGTTTAAACTGTAAGTTATATATCTATTCTCCAGAGCTTGACAGTGATCTTGTACATTCTTTAAAAGATTTTACGTATCCTGAAGAGTTTGAATGTTTTTCAAATGTAATTGAGGATCTCAGCGAGCAGGGCTGGTATGAAGATGAAGAATTTTCCATAGAACTGTTTTTAGGGGATGCAAGAGAGTATATCAAAAGATTTGAAAACCAGTTTGATATTGTTTATCAAGATGCTTTTAGCCCCTCTGCTAATCCTATTCTTTGGACACAGGAGTATTTTGCAGACATTGCAAAAGCGATAAAAAAAGAGGGTGTACTGACTACTTATTCGATAGCGCTAAAAACAAGGCTGGCATTACATCTAAATGGTTTTCACGTTTATCTCAATAAAGGTGAAGATTTTAGAAGTGCAACTTTAGCTTCATTGTCTAATATAGAAGGTTATGAAGAAGTGGATGTGGAACATAAGCTTCAGTGTAATCCAGATGTGGAACCGTTAAGAGATTAA